The DNA segment ATGCATACGGTCGCCGAGGTGCTGCCAGGCGCGCTCGGACCGTTCACCGCGGCTCTCGCGCTCTGTGTGGGGGTGCTCCTGCTGCTCCTGGCCCATGGCCTCAAACGCCGTAAACGCAGGGCCTGGCGGGCCGCCGTCGTCCTGCTTCCCATCGGCGCCGTGGCGCAGTTCGGCTACCGGCACTCGATCGTCGGGGTGCTGATCTCGCTGGTGCTGCTGACCCTGGTCGTACGCCACCGCACCGAGTTCGAGGCGCTGCCCGACCCGCGCAGCCGGTGGAAGGCGCTCGCCAACTTCGTGCTGCTCGGCGCGGGATCGCTGGGCCTCGGCCTGGTCATCGTCAGCGTCCACCCCGGCCGGGTCGTCGGCAGCCCCAGCATCGCCGACCGCCTCCAGCACGTGCTGTTCGGGCTCTTCGGCTTCGAGGGCCCGGTCGAGTACCAGGGCAGCACCTCCTGGACCGTGGCCTACTCGCTCGGTTCCCTGGGGCTGCTCACCGCCGTCACCACCATCTATCTGGCCTTCCGGCCCGAACACCCGGCGGCGCGCCTCACCGACGAGGACGAGAAGCAGCTGCGGGCCCTGCTGGTGAAACACGGCGGGCGCGACTCGCTCGGCCACTTCGCGCTCCGCCGCGACAAGGGCGTCGTCTTCTCGCCGAGCGGCAAGGCGGCCGTCTGCTACCGGGTCGTGTCCGGGGTGATGCTCGCCAGCGGTGACCCCATCGGTGACGTCGAGGCGTGGCCCGGTGCGATCGAACGCTTCATGGACGAGGCCAAGCTGCACTCCTGGACCCCGGCGGTCATGGGGTGCAGCGAGACCGGCGGTGAGGTCTGGACCCGGGAGACCGGCCTCGACGCGCTGGAACTCGGGGACGAGGCGGTGGTGGACGTCGTGGATTTCTCCCTCGCCGGACGGGCGATGCGCAACGTACGCCAGATGGTGAAGCGCATCGAGCGCGGTGGCTACGTGACGCGGGTCCGGCGCGTCCGTGACGTGGGCGACGCCGAGCTGGAGCGGATCAGAGCGGCCGCGGCGGCCTGGCGCGGTACGGACACCGAGCGCGGCTTCTCGATGGCGCTCGGCCGGATCGGCGACCCGGGTGACGGGGACTGCGTCATCGCCACCGCCCACAAGGCCGAAGGACCCGAGTCCCCGTTCGGCGACCTGAAGGCGATCATCCACTTCGTCCCGTGGGGCAAGGACGGCATGTCGCTGGAGCTGATGCGCCGCGACCGCGCCGCCGACCCCGGCATGAACGAGCTGCTGATCGTGGCCGCGCTGGAGGCGTCCCCCGGGCTCGGCGTCGAGCGGGTCTCCCTCAACTTCGCGATGTTCCGCTCGGCGCTGGCCCGCGGCGAGAAGATCGGTGCGGGTCCGGTCCTGCGGGGCTGGCGGGGGCTGCTGGTCTTCCTCTCCCGCTGGTTCCAGATCGAGTCGCTGTACAAGTTCAACGCGAAGTTCCAGCCACGCTGGGAACCGCGCTTCGTGGTCTTCCGCAACACCGGCGACCTGCCGCGCATCGGCTTCGCGGCCATGCAGGCCGAGGGCTTCGTCAATCTGGGCCTGCCGTGGCCGTTCTCTCGGCCCGAGCGGAGGGCGGAGCGCCCGTGCAGCCACCTCAAGGGCGCGAGCAGCGAGAGCGGGGCACGGGCGGCGTAACGCGCCCCCGGGTACCGGCGGCGGCCCGGGGCCCCCTTCCCCGCCCTGCCGGATGCCGCTGCCCCCGCGCGGCATCCGGCCTCCGGGCCCGGCCTGCGGCGAAAAAAAGGCTCTAGGCTGGGGGTATGAGTACGTTGCACGGGCGGGGCCGGGTGGCAGGGCTGCCGGAATGGGACCGCTGCGCGGTCATGGGCGTCGTCAACGTCACGCCCGACTCCTTCTCCGACGGCGGTCGCTGGTTCGACACCAACGCGGCCGTGAAGCACGGCCTCGACCTGGTGGCGCAGGGCGCCGACCTGGTCGACGTGGGCGGTGAGTCCACCCGCCCCGGCGCCAGCCGTGTCGACGCCGACGAGGAGCTGCGCCGGGTCGTACCGGTCGTCCGGGGGCTGGTCTCCGAAGGCGTCACCGTCTCCGTCGACACCATGCGCGCCACCGTCGCCGAGCAGTCGGTCGAGGCCGGTGCCGTCCTGGTCAACGACGTCAGCGGCGGACTCGCCGACCCCGCCATGGTCCCGGTGGTCGCCGCCGCCGGGGTCCCGTTCGTGGTGATGCACTGGCGCGGGTTCAGCGAGTCGATGGCCGGACGCGCGGTCTACGGGGACGTGGTCGCCGAGGTCGTCGCCGAGCTGCGCGCCCGGGTGGACGCGGCGGTCGCCGGAGGGATCGCGCCCGGGCGGATCGTCGTCGACCCCGGCCTCGGCTTCGCCAAGGACGCCGAGCACGACCTGGCGCTCGTGGCCCATCTGCCGGAGCTGCGCGCGCTCGGCCACCCGCTGCTGGTCGCCGCCTCCCGCAAACGTTTCCTCGGCCGGGTACTGGCCCGCGAGGGCGCCACCCCGCCGCCCGCCCGCGAGCGGGACGCCGCCACCGCCGCCGTGTCCGCGCTCGCCGCTCACGCGGGAGCCTGGGCCGTCCGGGTCCACGAGGTACGGGCCACGGCCGACGCGGTCCGGGTGGCCCGCGCCGTCGAGGGCGCCGCATGACGGCGGCCACCGACGTGGAAGAGGTCGAGCTCGCCAACACGGCCTTCTACGAGACGATGGAGCGGGGCGACTTCGATGTGCTGTCCACGCTCTGGCTGGACGACGAGATCTCCTGCGTCCACCCCGGCTGGCCGGTGCTCACCGGGCGCGGTGACGTCCTCAGGTCGTACGCGCTGATCATGGCGAACACCGAGTACATCCAGTTCTTCCTGACCGATGTGGTGGTCAACATCGCCGACGACACCGCCCTGGTCACCTGCACCGAGAACATCCTCAGCGGGGGCCCCGCCGAGGAGGCCGGTGAGCTGGGCCCGCTGGTCGGGCAGCTCGTGGTCGCCACCAACACGTTCCGCAGGACGCCCGACGGCTGGAAGCTCTGGTCCCACCACGGTTCGCCGGTGCTCGCCGAGACGGGCGAGGGCGAAGGCGGCGAAGGTGCGGCCGAGGGCGACGAGGCACCCGCCTGAGTGAGTCGTCCCCATCCCGTACCGTCCACAGGGTTCATTTCGGTGGCCACGGGTAGGGGCGAGTATCACCCGCCAAGAACCATGACGACGGCCCCCGTGACCGGGTGCTGTCGGTAGCCGCAGGTAGATTCGGATGTGTGTGGGCCACGCCGACCGCATTCGGCGCCGGCCCGCCTACCGACGAACAGCAGGAGTGATTCGCGTGGATCGTGTCGCGCTGCGCGGCCTCAAGGCCCGTGGGAACCATGGCGTCTTCCCGAGGGAACGCGCGGAGGGCCAGACCTTCATCGTGGATCTGGTGCTCGGCCTCGACACCCGCCCGGCGGCGGCCGACGACGACCTGACGAAGACCGTGCACTACGGCGTGGTCGCGGAGGAGGTCGTCGACGTCGTCCGGGGCGAACCGGTCGATCTGATCGAGACCCTGGCGGAGCGGATCGCCCAGCAGTGCCTCAAGCACGAAGGCGTCGAGGAGGTCGAGGTGGTCGTGCACAAGCCGGATGCCCCGATCACCGTCCCCTTCGACGACGTGACCATCACCATCATCCGGAGCCGAGTATGACCGTGTATCCCAGCGAGCCGCAGAGCGACCCGACCGTACAGCCGGTACCGGCCTCCGTGGTCGCCCAGGTCGACGCGGCCGACGTGACGCTGTCCAATCCGAAACGGGCCGTGATCTCCCTCGGCGCCAACCTCGGCAACCGCCTGGAGACTCTCCAGGGCGCCATCGACGCCCTGGAGGACACCCCCGGCCTGCGGGTCAAGGCCGTCTCCCCGGTGTACGAGACGGAGCCCTGG comes from the Streptomyces sp. NBC_01471 genome and includes:
- a CDS encoding phosphatidylglycerol lysyltransferase domain-containing protein, translating into MSVPVDGEKSVMVPKSVRRIFRGPRPESVPSLVGTACTVVGLLDIAGGAFPRFRHSRMHTVAEVLPGALGPFTAALALCVGVLLLLLAHGLKRRKRRAWRAAVVLLPIGAVAQFGYRHSIVGVLISLVLLTLVVRHRTEFEALPDPRSRWKALANFVLLGAGSLGLGLVIVSVHPGRVVGSPSIADRLQHVLFGLFGFEGPVEYQGSTSWTVAYSLGSLGLLTAVTTIYLAFRPEHPAARLTDEDEKQLRALLVKHGGRDSLGHFALRRDKGVVFSPSGKAAVCYRVVSGVMLASGDPIGDVEAWPGAIERFMDEAKLHSWTPAVMGCSETGGEVWTRETGLDALELGDEAVVDVVDFSLAGRAMRNVRQMVKRIERGGYVTRVRRVRDVGDAELERIRAAAAAWRGTDTERGFSMALGRIGDPGDGDCVIATAHKAEGPESPFGDLKAIIHFVPWGKDGMSLELMRRDRAADPGMNELLIVAALEASPGLGVERVSLNFAMFRSALARGEKIGAGPVLRGWRGLLVFLSRWFQIESLYKFNAKFQPRWEPRFVVFRNTGDLPRIGFAAMQAEGFVNLGLPWPFSRPERRAERPCSHLKGASSESGARAA
- the folP gene encoding dihydropteroate synthase, encoding MSTLHGRGRVAGLPEWDRCAVMGVVNVTPDSFSDGGRWFDTNAAVKHGLDLVAQGADLVDVGGESTRPGASRVDADEELRRVVPVVRGLVSEGVTVSVDTMRATVAEQSVEAGAVLVNDVSGGLADPAMVPVVAAAGVPFVVMHWRGFSESMAGRAVYGDVVAEVVAELRARVDAAVAGGIAPGRIVVDPGLGFAKDAEHDLALVAHLPELRALGHPLLVAASRKRFLGRVLAREGATPPPARERDAATAAVSALAAHAGAWAVRVHEVRATADAVRVARAVEGAA
- a CDS encoding nuclear transport factor 2 family protein produces the protein MTAATDVEEVELANTAFYETMERGDFDVLSTLWLDDEISCVHPGWPVLTGRGDVLRSYALIMANTEYIQFFLTDVVVNIADDTALVTCTENILSGGPAEEAGELGPLVGQLVVATNTFRRTPDGWKLWSHHGSPVLAETGEGEGGEGAAEGDEAPA
- the folB gene encoding dihydroneopterin aldolase; this translates as MDRVALRGLKARGNHGVFPRERAEGQTFIVDLVLGLDTRPAAADDDLTKTVHYGVVAEEVVDVVRGEPVDLIETLAERIAQQCLKHEGVEEVEVVVHKPDAPITVPFDDVTITIIRSRV